The following proteins are encoded in a genomic region of Channa argus isolate prfri chromosome 3, Channa argus male v1.0, whole genome shotgun sequence:
- the mchr1a gene encoding melanin-concentrating hormone receptor 1, with the protein MDFLNESTFPSEDANSTAAAVDGALHCSAILPVIFGIICFLGIAGNCIVIYTIMKKTKCRAKQTVPDIFILNLSIVDLLFLFGMPFLIHQLLGNGTWHFGAAMCTVITALDSNSQIVSTYILTAMTFDRYLAVVHPIRFNYIRTSCVAALVIGLVWGLSLLTIIPVWMYAGLMPLPDGLVACALLLPDPVTDTYWFTLYQFFLAFAVPLVIICLVFFKILQHMSTSVAPLPPRSLRVRTRKVTRMAVAICLAFFICWAPYYILQLVHLGVQKPSLAFSYAYNIAISMGYANSCINPYLYIILSETFKRQFLRAVRPVNRKFRVNPSTTEGGSVSVRMVPEGAQQEPAPEEMMPSNLVPQ; encoded by the exons ATGGATTTCCTTAACGAATCCACTTTCCCCTCGGAGGACGCTAATTCAACAGCAGCAG CTGTAGATGGGGCCCTTCATTGCAGTGCCATCCTCCCAGTCATCTTTGGCATCATCTGCTTTCTGGGCATTGCGGGGAACTGTATTGTTATCTACACCATCATGAAGAAAACCAAGTGTCGTGCAAAGCAAACCGTTCCAGACATCTTTATCTTAAATTTGTCAATTGTTgatctcctctttcttttcgGGATGCCATTCCTCATCCACCAGTTACTGGGCAACGGTACCTGGCACTTTGGAGCCGCGATGTGTACGGTTATCACTGCACTGGACTCCAATAGCCAAATCGTCAGTACTTACATCCTGACTGCAATGACCTTTGATCGCTATTTGGCTGTGGTACATCCCATACGCTTCAACTACATCCGTACATCTTGCGTGGCTGCGTTGGTTATTGGGTTGGTGTGGGGTCTGTCCTTACTCACCATCATCCCCGTGTGGATGTACGCAGGCCTGATGCCTCTTCCAGATGGCCTGGTGGCCTGTGCTCTCCTCCTGCCTGACCCCGTCACTGACACATATTGGTTTACGCTTTACCAGTTCTTTTTGGCCTTTGCTGTACCCTTGGTTATCATCTGCCTGGTGTTCTTTAAAATCCTCCAACACATGTCCACCAGTGTTGCGCCACTGCCTCCGCGGAGTTTGAGGGTTCGCACCAGAAAGGTGACACGGATGGCAGTGGCCATCTGCCTGGCTTTCTTTATCTGCTGGGCTCCTTACTATATCCTCCAGTTGGTCCACCTAGGGGTGCAGAAGCCAAGCCTTGCTTTCTCCTATGCCTACAACATAGCCATTAGCATGGGCTATGCCAATAGTTGCATCAACCCATATCTTTACATTATTCTCAGTGAGACTTTCAAGAGGCAGTTTCTCAGGGCTGTTCGCCCAGTTAATAGAAAGTTTCGTGTGAACCCCAGCACCACTGAAGGGggcagtgtgagtgtgagaatgGTACCTGAGGGAGCTCAGCAAGAGCCAGCCCCTGAAGAGATGATGCCCTCCAATCTGGTCCCACAGTGA